From a region of the Neobacillus niacini genome:
- a CDS encoding IclR family transcriptional regulator — MRDINMTSIKTIDRAIDVLQVFTLEKSALSIEEISTMTDIPKNTVYRILYTLERRGLIKFDQDSLTYQPGLRLIEFGFLQAAVMDVKKEAEDLLDELFKKTKQTVLMALKEDDDQLFYIFKRESREGLKVSTQVGVRRNIFFGVLGHSILAFFPEQKVERLLQDEFKPSSPNSVTDKNIIRQRLSKIKKERVYMQANETTVGVMGISAPVFNAVGEPIAAIGVIGPAIYFDDDQVEMVKKLVKECGENISERMGYKLKLDPIS; from the coding sequence ATGCGTGATATTAATATGACTTCAATTAAGACGATTGACCGTGCCATTGATGTCCTTCAAGTTTTTACCCTAGAGAAATCAGCACTATCCATTGAAGAGATTTCAACCATGACCGACATTCCGAAAAATACCGTTTATCGAATCCTATACACTTTGGAAAGAAGAGGTTTAATTAAATTTGACCAGGATTCACTTACGTATCAGCCTGGACTCCGCTTAATAGAGTTCGGTTTTCTGCAGGCTGCGGTTATGGATGTCAAAAAAGAAGCAGAGGATTTACTTGATGAACTGTTTAAGAAAACAAAACAAACCGTTCTAATGGCTCTAAAAGAAGATGATGATCAGCTTTTTTATATTTTTAAAAGAGAGAGCAGGGAAGGATTAAAGGTTTCTACTCAAGTAGGTGTGCGCCGAAATATTTTCTTTGGAGTGCTTGGTCATTCCATCCTTGCCTTCTTTCCAGAACAAAAGGTGGAACGATTGTTACAGGATGAATTTAAACCAAGCTCCCCTAATTCTGTTACCGATAAAAATATTATTCGACAGCGCTTATCCAAAATAAAGAAGGAACGAGTTTATATGCAGGCGAATGAAACTACTGTCGGTGTAATGGGTATTTCTGCCCCCGTTTTTAACGCTGTTGGTGAGCCTATTGCTGCCATTGGGGTTATTGGACCAGCTATTTACTTTGATGACGATCAGGTAGAGATGGTAAAAAAGCTCGTGAAAGAATGCGGGGAAAATATTTCAGAAAGAATGGGTTACAAACTAAAATTGGACCCTATTAGCTAA
- a CDS encoding ABC transporter substrate-binding protein, which yields MVKTKRFVTLLICFFVIFMVAACQNSSTTTSNEESNNNSEATGGKKSISIGITVAPGSFNPIDRNDFATLNITNLLFNPLMDLDEDFNYVPMLADSVETTDNQTFTAKLNPNVKWTDGQPVTAEDVLFTMQMISHPKVTSLFASNFSILEGLGKTGKLEAGNFEDLPGVKMIDEHTIVFKTKKPIDIMAFHEKISFNLKAMPKHILKDVDPETLHQNEFMQNPTVSYGAFKFVSYQKNQFVELEANKDYYKGAPKLDNLYFKIMPAANLVAQFQSGEIDMNYPEIGSIAIQDYDKVKSMDNLVTKEGLPLNDKFIGFNNEKIKDKRVRQAIAYGINRQMLVDNLLKGSGQVVNVPYATVHPFYNNAVEGKYPYDPKKAKDLLAEAGWDKNKALKFVVPTGDATMEQAANIIVANLNEVEIKAEIQKLDTASAVQSLRSGDNDMFIWNNRFKLDPDVTQLFGTGASINFTRFSNAGVDQALANGLKATDENERKQYYHEFQELFAEELPQLGLYLDKRLRAVNKRVLVGEPKDMGMLINVHEWDVK from the coding sequence ATGGTGAAAACAAAGAGATTCGTAACTTTATTGATTTGTTTTTTTGTAATCTTTATGGTAGCTGCTTGTCAAAACTCATCCACGACTACTTCAAACGAAGAGTCAAATAATAATAGTGAAGCCACTGGTGGAAAGAAATCAATCAGCATTGGGATTACCGTTGCGCCGGGCTCCTTTAACCCAATTGACCGAAATGATTTTGCAACGTTGAACATTACCAACTTGTTATTTAACCCTTTAATGGATTTAGATGAGGATTTCAACTATGTCCCAATGCTGGCAGATAGCGTGGAAACAACAGACAATCAAACGTTTACGGCAAAACTTAATCCAAACGTTAAATGGACAGATGGACAGCCAGTAACAGCGGAGGATGTACTTTTTACGATGCAAATGATTTCACATCCAAAAGTAACATCATTATTCGCATCAAATTTCTCAATTCTTGAAGGTTTAGGAAAAACTGGTAAGCTTGAGGCAGGAAATTTCGAGGATTTACCGGGTGTGAAAATGATTGATGAACATACCATCGTCTTTAAAACGAAAAAGCCAATTGATATTATGGCATTCCATGAAAAAATCTCCTTTAACCTTAAGGCAATGCCTAAGCATATTTTAAAAGATGTAGACCCTGAAACATTACATCAAAATGAGTTTATGCAAAATCCAACTGTTTCATATGGTGCTTTCAAATTTGTTAGTTACCAAAAAAATCAATTTGTTGAATTGGAAGCAAACAAAGACTATTACAAAGGAGCTCCAAAACTCGACAATCTTTATTTTAAAATCATGCCTGCTGCTAATCTTGTAGCTCAATTTCAAAGTGGAGAAATCGATATGAACTACCCTGAAATTGGTTCAATAGCAATCCAGGATTATGACAAGGTAAAATCGATGGATAACCTTGTAACCAAAGAGGGTCTCCCATTAAACGATAAGTTCATCGGCTTTAATAATGAAAAAATCAAGGACAAACGCGTAAGACAGGCGATTGCCTATGGTATTAATCGTCAAATGCTTGTCGATAATTTGTTAAAAGGATCAGGTCAAGTAGTAAATGTTCCTTACGCAACAGTTCATCCATTTTATAATAATGCCGTAGAGGGGAAATACCCTTACGATCCTAAAAAGGCAAAAGATTTACTTGCTGAAGCTGGCTGGGATAAAAACAAGGCCCTAAAGTTTGTTGTTCCAACAGGAGATGCCACAATGGAGCAGGCAGCGAATATTATTGTTGCCAATTTGAATGAAGTCGAAATTAAGGCTGAAATTCAAAAATTGGATACCGCTTCTGCTGTCCAAAGTTTACGATCTGGTGATAATGATATGTTTATTTGGAATAATCGCTTTAAGCTCGATCCTGATGTTACACAGCTATTTGGAACAGGTGCCAGCATTAACTTTACTCGCTTTAGTAATGCTGGTGTAGACCAGGCATTAGCAAATGGACTAAAGGCAACAGATGAAAATGAGCGGAAGCAATATTACCATGAATTCCAAGAGTTATTTGCAGAAGAACTGCCACAGCTTGGCTTATACTTGGATAAACGGTTACGTGCAGTGAACAAGAGAGTACTAGTAGGCGAACCTAAGGATATGGGGATGCTTATTAATGTCCATGAATGGGATGTAAAATAG
- a CDS encoding ABC transporter substrate-binding protein yields MKWFTRGNWQWLVICLVFMLVITGCNSNETSTDVKKDGEATKGDKSISIGITRSPASFNPLDRADWSQFYISSVMFNPLMEMDEDFNFIPRLADSIETTDNQTFTAKLNPNAKWTDGKPVTADDVLFSLEMLTNPKFSSLLTSQFQILEGLAKGGKFEGGSFADFSGAKKVDEHTIIFKTQTPVDPNVFKEKIAANLKALPKHVLGNVSPETLQQNPFMQKPTVTYGAYKFVEFQNNQYVALEANKGYFKGAPKVNKLFFKIMPVANLVAQFQNGDIDMNFPDIGSLSLQDYETVKKMNHIKTEDGAPVNYKLVGFNTKSLDEKVRQAIAYGINREGMVKDLLKGAGEVSTGPYAPVHPYYNEDIKNDYPYNPEKAKELLKEAGWDSSKTVNYIVPIGNQELEKAGDLIAANLKEVGINVQVQKSDIPGMIQKLKKGEFDMYSITFSFVLDPDVSFVYQSGASNNFTYWSNSEVDDLLGKGLRETEQSARKELYDKFQGLHVKELPEIGLYADYRLRAVNKRVTVGGPKDIGMLINVHEWDVK; encoded by the coding sequence ATGAAGTGGTTTACTAGGGGTAATTGGCAATGGCTTGTGATTTGTCTTGTTTTCATGCTGGTTATAACAGGCTGTAATTCAAATGAAACGAGCACTGATGTCAAAAAGGACGGGGAAGCAACGAAGGGGGATAAATCGATTAGCATTGGGATCACTAGATCACCTGCATCATTTAACCCGCTTGACAGGGCAGATTGGTCTCAATTCTATATTTCTTCCGTCATGTTTAATCCATTAATGGAAATGGATGAGGATTTTAACTTTATTCCAAGGTTAGCAGATAGTATCGAAACAACTGATAACCAAACCTTTACAGCAAAACTAAATCCAAATGCAAAATGGACAGATGGAAAACCGGTTACCGCTGATGATGTCCTTTTTAGTCTTGAAATGCTCACAAATCCAAAATTCAGTTCATTGCTGACCTCACAATTTCAAATTTTAGAGGGCTTAGCGAAAGGTGGAAAATTTGAAGGAGGATCATTTGCTGATTTTTCTGGAGCAAAAAAGGTAGATGAACATACAATTATCTTTAAAACTCAGACTCCCGTGGATCCAAATGTTTTCAAGGAAAAAATTGCAGCAAACCTTAAGGCTTTACCAAAGCATGTGTTAGGGAATGTAAGTCCAGAAACTTTGCAGCAAAATCCATTTATGCAAAAACCAACAGTAACATATGGAGCTTATAAATTCGTAGAATTTCAGAATAACCAATATGTAGCATTAGAGGCGAATAAGGGTTATTTTAAGGGAGCACCAAAAGTAAATAAGCTGTTCTTTAAGATTATGCCGGTTGCTAATCTTGTAGCACAGTTCCAAAACGGTGACATTGACATGAACTTCCCTGATATTGGTTCACTCTCATTACAAGATTATGAAACTGTAAAAAAGATGAACCATATTAAAACTGAAGATGGTGCACCAGTTAACTATAAGTTAGTAGGATTTAATACAAAAAGTTTAGATGAAAAAGTGAGACAGGCAATTGCTTATGGTATCAATCGTGAAGGCATGGTTAAGGATTTGCTGAAGGGTGCAGGTGAAGTTTCAACTGGCCCGTATGCACCAGTCCATCCATATTACAACGAGGATATTAAGAATGATTATCCATATAATCCAGAGAAAGCCAAAGAATTACTGAAAGAAGCGGGCTGGGATTCAAGCAAGACGGTTAACTACATCGTACCAATTGGAAACCAAGAGCTTGAAAAAGCCGGGGACTTAATTGCAGCAAATCTGAAAGAAGTAGGTATCAATGTGCAAGTACAAAAATCCGATATTCCAGGGATGATTCAAAAACTAAAAAAAGGTGAATTTGATATGTATTCTATCACTTTCTCTTTTGTTCTTGATCCTGATGTATCCTTTGTGTACCAATCAGGGGCTAGCAATAACTTCACATACTGGAGTAATTCAGAAGTGGATGATTTGTTAGGTAAAGGATTACGTGAAACAGAACAATCTGCACGTAAAGAGCTTTATGATAAATTCCAAGGACTCCATGTAAAAGAGCTGCCTGAAATAGGTCTTTATGCTGACTACCGACTCCGTGCAGTAAATAAAAGGGTAACAGTAGGTGGACCAAAGGATATTGGTATGTTAATCAATGTTCATGAGTGGGATGTTAAATAA